The region ATGCCCGTTGATTCCCAGGCCCAGAATGCAAATGTCAATCGGTCCGTGCGCGCCCAGCCAGCGCTGCATCCGCAGGCACTCCGCCTGGGGGTCAGACGCGTCGGTTTTAAATACGGAATACCGCCCTGCATCGATGCCCAGCGGTTTCAGCAGTTTCTCCTTGAGGTCCGCTTCACAACTGGCGGCACAGCCGGCTGGGAGGCCGCCCCATTCGTCGATTTGGAGCACGCGCATCTGACGAAACAGCTCCGGGTGCCTCGTGCGCCGGGTCGCCAAGAGCTGATACGCGCCGGTGGGTGTGCCGCCAGCCGAAGCGCACAGCAACAGACTGGGCCGTTCCTTCAGGGCGCGGATGATGATCTGCGCCGCTCGGCGGCTCAGGGCGTCGAAGTCCTTTGCCACCGCGAACTCAAATCCGATGAACCGCGGCGGATCTCCCGACGAGGTGGACCGAATTTTTTCAGACTGGGGCGTCCCCATAAGCCGAGGGAGCGGAGAAAGGTCTCGTTCATATGCCAGCGTTCCCCGGGTGTGGCGGTTAGACTGCGGGCGCAGAGCAGCTTTTCGTGCTCGTCGAACCCTGGCACGTTTTTGAGTTTTCGAATGGATTTTGCGCCAGTCTTTTAGCATGTGCTTTTCCTTTCTTCTGTGGCTGGCTCATACCCTCGCTCTTCGTCCATCAGTGGCTTTCATTTCCGAAAAGGTTATGAGTACCTCAACTCAAATCTCAAGGGGTTTCGCCGGTTTCGCTTCTTTGGCGTTCTCAGCGTGACTGGCTCGGGGTTTGGCAAAAGCGCCAATGGACAGCATTGTGGGAATTGATTAGAGTTTAGTTGCATGAAGGCGCGAATCAGGGAACTACTGCACGCCAGTCCGTTTCAGCCGTTTATCATGCGGATGGCCGATGGGCGGGACTACCGAATTGATCACCCTGATTATGTGCTTGCGGCTGCCAGCGACGTTCCGCAAATCACTATCGAGGAGCCAGATGGAACTCAGCATTTTCTATCCTCTTTGCTGGTTACCAGTATTCAGCGGATCGCTCGAAACGGCACCCCAGCCGAGGGACGCGAGTAAGACCGCTATCAGGTCGAAAAGGGTCTGGGAGGCATGAAGGGGGCCGGTGGCCCGCACATCGCTGCGCGCCAATTCTCAAATGCAATTTGCCAGGCGAATATCTTGTGTTTGAATAGCGACATGAGCAACCCGGGAAACCTTGCGCGCGCCGGCTCGGTTGTGGCACTGGGCGCGATGGCCTGCCTCGTGGGTGCGCGGGCGGCGACCCCCCTGTATTCAATTTCCGATCTGGGCACCTTGGGCGGAGCCCAAAGCTCTGCTAACGCCATTAACAACCTGGGCCAGATCGTTGGACGCGCCGATCTCGCGAACAACAATGCGGTCCTGGCTCACGCTTTTGTTTACAGCAACGGTATCATGACGGACCTGAGCGTTCTCGGAACTTACAATACCGGGCAAGGAACGACCAGCAGCAGCGCGGCCTATGGCATCAACAACAAGGGTGAAATTGTGGGGCAGTCCTCAACCACCAACGGTGTGCTGCACGCTTTTCTGTTCAGCCAGGGGCAGATGAGCGACCTGGGAGTTCTGCCGGGCTCGCAACAGTCCAAGGCCCACGCCATCAACGATAGCAGCCAGGTGGTTGGCTGGACTCTTGGCCCTGGAACGCAGCGCGCATTTTTATATGAAAACGGGAGCCTGACCGATCTGGGCACACTGGGGGGGGACGGCCAGCTTCGCCTACGCCATCAACAATCTGGGTCAGGTCGCGGGCGACTCCTGGCTCAACAACAGCTCTTTGTCCGACACGGCATTTATTTACAGCAACGGCATGATGACTGCGCTCGGCGACCTCGGCAGTTATCCGGCTATCCAGGCGCTCGCCATTAACGACGCCGGCCAGGTCGTGGGCTATGCCGGGGCAGTCAGCACCGGTGGGCCGACGGTCACACGGGGCTTCCTCTACCGTGCCGGTTCGCTGACCGATCTGGGGGACTTCGGCGGCGCGCAGACCAATGTCGTGCCTGCGGCGATTAATACCTACGGCCAAATCGTAGGGACCGTGAGTGCCTATGAGAAACCTGGGCGTGCCTTCACTTACGCGGGTGGCATGATCACCGATCTGAACAACCTCATTCCTGCCGCTTCGGGCTGGACCTTGCTCGACGCCAACGGCATCAACGACAACGGCCAAATCGTGGGCTCGGGACAGAACGCATCTTTTCAAACGCATGCCTACCTGCTCACACCGGGCATCTTCCCGCAAATCTCTCTTACCTCGTCCAACGCAGTCCAAATAGAGTTCACCGCACCGGCCAATGCCGGCGCGTATATCGAGTATAGTGACACCGTCTCGGGCGGCGCCTGGCAATTGCTGGCGGTCCTGGACCCCCTGTCCACCATCCACCAAGTCATCATTACCGACCCGCTTTCGCCAGGAACATCCATGCGTTTTTACAGGGTGAGGACAAGGTAGGTTCGGGCAATATCCAACGGCCCTGTCATTCACCCGTATTGCACCGCATGGTACATGGGCTATTTTGCACGCAATGGAATCACAAAGCGACAGCACCGCTTTCGGGGCGCCTGGCATCGAACCGCGTTGGACCCGCAGCAATAAGGAAGGCATCGGCACCGCCTATCACACAAGCTGCCGGGTGTGGTTCACCCTGAGCCACGGCATCGTCAATGAAATCTATTATCCGAATGTCGATTGCCCCAATACCCGCGACCTCCAGTTCCTGATTACTGACGGGGAGACCTTTTGCCATGAGGAACGCCGCGATCTCGACCACCAAATCCAATACCCCGAGCAAAGCACACTCTATTACCTGATCACCAATTCCGAGCCGAACCACCGGTATCGATTGATTAAAGAAATCCTCGCCGATCCCCATTCATCGGTGTTTCTCATGCGCACGCGGCTGGAAATTCTCGACGAGTCGTTACGAGGCAAGCTCAAGATATACGCGTTGCTGGCGCCGCACATGAAGGGGCTCGGCCAGCATAACTCCGCCTGGTGGTTCGATATCGATTGCCGCCCCGTCTTTCATGTGCAGCGTGAGGAATTGCACATGGTCTTTGGCGCCTTGCCCGACTTCACCCGCCGCTCCGTTGGTTATGTTGGTTCGAGCGACGGCTGGCAGGATTTGATGGATAATTTCAAAATGGATTGGACGTTTCAAAAGGCGGAGGATGGCAACATCGCGCTGACTGCCGAAATCGCCCTGTCGCATGACAACCAATTCGTCATCGGGGCCGCATTCGGACGCAGTTCCCAAAGCGCTTCCACCAAATTGCTCCAATCGTTGGCCATCCCTTTCGACCAGCACCGCGAACACTTTATCAAACAATGGCAACGCACCTCGGTCAATTCCCATTCCGACCTGCGCGAACAGACCGGCGATGAGGGCCACCTCTTCCGCCTGAGCCGGCTCATCCTTCTGGCACATGAAGACAAAATTTTCCCAGGCGCCCTCGTGGCCTCGATGAGCATACCCTGGGGCGAGACCAAGAGCGATACGGACCTCGGTGGCTATCATCTGGTCTGGACACGTGATCTGGTTAAAAGCGCTACGGCGCTGCTGGCTGCGGGGCAGACCGCTACGCCGCTGCGCTCGCTCATCTGGCTGGCGGCCATCCAGGCGGCTGACGGGGCGGTGCCCCAGAATAGCTGGATCGACGGGAAGGCCTATTGGCAAGGGAAACAACTCGACGAGGTGGCGGCCCCGATTCTTTTGGCCTGGCGGCTGCGCCAGGCCAACGCCCTCGGTTTGTTCGATCCATGGACCCTAGTTTTTCGCGCTGCCCGATACCTCATCCTCAAAGGCCCCGTCACCGGCCAGGAACGCTGGGAGGAGAACTCCGGCTATTCCCCGTCCACCCTGGCCTGGGTCATCGCCGCCCTGGTCTGCGCCTCCGAGTTTGCGCAGGAGCGCGCGGGAAAAGATGCGGCTGCGTTCATCCTTGATTACGCGGACTGGCTCTCCGCACATCTGGAAGGATGGACAACCACCGATTGCGGCGAACTGCTTCCAGGCAAACCGAGACATTATATTCGAATCAATCCCGCTGACCCGGATCAACCTGACCAGGTCTCGGACCCGAATACAGCGCTCATACAAATTGCCAACGGCGGCGGTGTTCATCCCGCCCGCAACATTGTCAGCGCCGATTTCCTCGAGCTGGTGCGTTTGGGCATTCGTGCGCCGCTCGACCCGGTGGTGGTTGATTCGATTTCGGTCGCGGACCACGTGCTGAAGTGTGATTTGCCCCAGGGTCCCTGCTGGCGGCGCTACAATCACGATGGCTACGGCCAAAAAGACGACGGAAGCGCCTTTGATGGTATCGGCGTTGGGCGTTGTTGGCCCTTGCTCACTGGCGAGCGCGCCCATTACGAGTTGGCTGCCGGCCATGACCCGCTGGCCTTCATTCGTGCCATCGAGAATTTCGCAAATGACGGCGGCATGCTTCCGGAGCAGGTCTGGGATGCCGAAGATTTGCCCCAATGCAGCCTGCGGAGCGGTTGCCCGACCGGCGCGGCTATGCCTCTTTGCTGGGCCCACGGCGAGTACATTTCCTTGGTTCGCAGCCGCAAGGAGGGAGTGAGTTTCGACTGCATTTCGCCGGCGTGTGAACGTTATGCGCGGCGGCGCACGGCAAGCGCGATAGAAATGTGGACTTTAGCGCACCGGCCGCCGCGCATTGCGGCTGGGAAACGACTGCGCATCATCACAGAGGCCCCCGTCACGGTCCACTGGAGCCTGGATGGATGGAAAACCGTTCAGGACACCGAAGCGGCCGACAGCGGGCTGGATTGTTGGATTGCTGACCTGCCCGCCAACGAATTGGGGCCCGGAAGTCGGATCGTTTTTACATTGCGCTGGACCGATCGGTGGGAGGGCCGCGACTTCACGGTCGAGATTGGATAAAGTCTGAGCGCATCTTGACACTACCACCATAATGGAAGGGTCGTAAGCGGTTCCTCATCCGAGGAAAGCAACCATTAACCGAACGAAAGGACATGTGACCTCGGATAAAAAGCGGCCGCGCTCCCTGCGCGAGATTGAGATGGAAGTTTTAGAAGAAGGGCGCGAATGGACGCGCCGACGACTGGAGGGTGCTGATAAGCACCCGCTTATCCGAATTATTAACCAGACCGAAATCTTTCGTTGACCCCTTGCGCAGCGCCCAAGGAAGGTCTAGTTATTTTGGCTGGCACCAATTTTTCTTCTGAGGGTGTGTTTTGGGCGGTCCGCGGCGTGGGTTGTCGAAAATTGCTATAATTAAAACAATTGACGTTTAGTACAAATGCACAAACAATTATTGGCTCTTTGACGATGTGAACCGATGAACCGCATCTTCCAGAACCTCGCCAGCGCGGCTTGGGGGCACTAAGGGACCGCGCGATGTCAGCGATTTTCCCCAAATGGACCAATACTCTGCCGGTCAAAATGATAGCCGGCAACGTGTTGGCCGGCGGCTTGGTGGTGGCCGCGGCATGGTACTACCTGACGCCGAAATACGCGCGGGTGGGTTATCAGCCGATCCAGCCCGTAGCCTTTTCGCACGCAACCCATGCCGGGCAGCTTGGCATCGATTGCCGCTACTGTCACAACGCGGTTGAGAAATCGTGGCTTTCAAATATCCCGGCCAGCTCGACCTGTATGAATTGCCACAACCAGGTGCTCAAGGATGATCCACGCCTGGCCCTGGTGCGGGATAGCGCCGCAAGTGGCCGGCCCGTTCCGTGGATTCAAATCCATCGCGTGCCGGATTTTGTTTATTTCAACCACTCGGTTCACGTGGACCGCGGGATCAGTTGCGTTGAATGCCACGGCCCCATCAACAAGATGGATGAGGTCTATCAATACCAACCTTTGTCGATGACCTTTTGCCTCGATTGCCACCGGCATCCGGAGCTGAAGCTGCGGCCACTGGACAAGATAACGGATTTAAACTGGAAACCCGCATCGCCTGAAAAGCAGCGCGAGTTCGGGCAACGCGCGATGAAACAATGGCATGTCGAGTCGCTCCAAAACTGTTCCGCATGCCACCGATGAAACAGACCCTTCCCAATCAGCCTCAATCCCAAAGCCAACCCCCTGCTCAGCCAGAGGCGGGGGAGGCGTTGGGCGCACCCGCGCGGCAGTCCGGGCGGGTCTATTGGCGCAGCCTGGATCAACTGGCCGGCGCGCCTGAGTTCAAGCAATGGGTCGAGCGCGAATTTCCGGCCGGGGCCAGCGAATTGGAGGACCCGGTCACCCGCCGGCATTTCATGAAGATAATGGGCGCGTCGTTCGTGCTGGCCGGGGTGGGCCTGGGAACCAGCGGCTGCCGGCGTCCCGTCGAGAAGCTCGAGCCCTTCGGCAAAATGCCCGAGCATTATTATCATGGCGTGCCTGAGTATTACGCCACCGCCATGCCCTGTCGCGACAGCGCCATTCCGCTGGTGGTTAAATCCAACGATGGGCGCCCCACCAAAATCGAGGGCAACAGCTTTCACCCAGACAGCAACGGCGGAACTGACCTCTACGCCCAGTCGGCGACGCTCACTCTTTATGACCCGGACCGCGCCGCGCGCTTCACCACCGAAGGCAAAAACGCGACAGTCGAAGGGGCAACCGATTTCCTGACTCAGCTTTCGCGAACGGCTCAAGGCAACGGTGGAGCCGGTTTGGCCTTCCTCCTGGAGCGCAGCAGCTCACCCTCCCGGCAGCGGCTTCAGAATCTGATTAGCCAAAAATGCCCACAGTCTCGTTGGTATGTTTATGAGCCGGTGGATTTGGATATTCATCGGCGGGCCGCAACGCAGGCCTTTGGGAAGGGTGTCCGCCCCTATTACCTCTTTGACAAGGCAGACGTCGTGGTCTCGCTCGATTGCGATTTCATGGGGGCTGAGCCGAATGCCCACGTCAATATCCGGCGGTTTGCGCAACGGCGTCACATCGAGAAACCCGAGGACACTCTCAACCGGCTGTATGTGGTCGAGAGCCTCATGAGCATTACCGGCCTCAACGCCGATCATCGCCTGCGCCTGCCCAGCAGCGCGGTTCTGCAGATTGCCTTGGCTTTGGCCGCCCAGCTTTTGAATGGCGGCGGCAATACGGACGCCTTGCCGGCGGGAGTTGATCCTAAATGGGCATCCGAATGCGCCAAAGACCTCCAGGCTAATGCGGGACACTCGCTGGTTGTGGCCGGCTATCGCCAGCCGCTCGAAGTGCACGTGTTAGCTTGGGCCATGAACGCGCACCTCGGGAACCTGGGTAAAACGGTCGTCTTCCACCAGGCGCCGGAAAGCAAAGAGGAAGGAATCGCTCAACTGGCCGAGGCCCTAAAAGCGGGGCAGGTCCAGACGCTTGTGATTCTTGGAGGCAACCCCGTCTATACCGCTCCAGCCGACCTGGATTGGGCCAACACACAGCGCAAAGCCAAAATGGTCGCCCGCCTGGGTTATTACGAAGACGAAACCTTTCCCCTTTGTGACTGGCATTTTCCTGCTGCACATTTCCTGGAATCATGGGGCGACGCCCACACCAGCGACGGCACCCTGGTTCCCATCCAGCCTTTGATCGCACCGTTGTTTGGAGGCATTACGGAATTGGAAGTGCTGGCCCGCATCGCCGGCGCCGATGTCACCGACCCCTATGGCGTCGTGCGGGAGACTTTCGCCGGGATGGTCCAGGATGCTGATAAGGAGGGGGCATGGCGCAAATTCCTGTTCGATGGGTTTTTGGCTGCTTCCTCGGCGAAACCTGTCGAAGTCGCAATGAACGGGGCGCCGCCTCTCCAGCAACCGGCTGGGGCAGGCCTGAGCCGCACTCCTGATAAGAACAATCTCGAAGTGGTTTTTCATCGCGATTACAGCGTCGATGACGGGCGGTACAACAACAACGGTTGGCTGCAGGAATTGCCCGATCCCATTACCAAAATCGTTTGGGACAATGCCGTTCTGATGAGCCGCAAGACGGCCCAGGAGCTTGGGATTAAGAACTCGGATGTCATCGAGATTACCCTGGCCGGGCGCAGCGTGCGCGGCCCGGTCTGGGTCCAGCCGGGGATGGCGGATTACTCGTTGGGCCTGGCCCTGGGCTACGGTAAGGAGAGGACTGGCCGTGTGGGGCAGGGAACCGGATTCAACGTCTATCCGTTGCGCACTGCGCAAGCGCAGAATGTCGCCCTCGGGGCCATGGTCCGCGCGGTGGACTTAACGTATCCCATCTCCTGCACCCAGCATCATTGGTCGCTCGAAGGCCGGCCCATCATTCGCGAAGCCAATCTCGAGGAGTACCGCCAACACCCGGACTTCGCCA is a window of Verrucomicrobiia bacterium DNA encoding:
- a CDS encoding 6-phosphogluconolactonase, whose product is MAKDFDALSRRAAQIIIRALKERPSLLLCASAGGTPTGAYQLLATRRTRHPELFRQMRVLQIDEWGGLPAGCAASCEADLKEKLLKPLGIDAGRYSVFKTDASDPQAECLRMQRWLGAHGPIDICILGLGINGHVAMNEPAADLVPQAHVAKLSKSSLAHAMLKGLKQKPRYGLTIGMGDILRSQRILLLVSGAKKREAMKRLLRPRVSTRFPASFLWLRGNTTVLCDRQAMGTEESYV
- a CDS encoding DUF3466 family protein; this encodes MMTALGDLGSYPAIQALAINDAGQVVGYAGAVSTGGPTVTRGFLYRAGSLTDLGDFGGAQTNVVPAAINTYGQIVGTVSAYEKPGRAFTYAGGMITDLNNLIPAASGWTLLDANGINDNGQIVGSGQNASFQTHAYLLTPGIFPQISLTSSNAVQIEFTAPANAGAYIEYSDTVSGGAWQLLAVLDPLSTIHQVIITDPLSPGTSMRFYRVRTR
- a CDS encoding glycoside hydrolase family 15 protein, which translates into the protein MESQSDSTAFGAPGIEPRWTRSNKEGIGTAYHTSCRVWFTLSHGIVNEIYYPNVDCPNTRDLQFLITDGETFCHEERRDLDHQIQYPEQSTLYYLITNSEPNHRYRLIKEILADPHSSVFLMRTRLEILDESLRGKLKIYALLAPHMKGLGQHNSAWWFDIDCRPVFHVQREELHMVFGALPDFTRRSVGYVGSSDGWQDLMDNFKMDWTFQKAEDGNIALTAEIALSHDNQFVIGAAFGRSSQSASTKLLQSLAIPFDQHREHFIKQWQRTSVNSHSDLREQTGDEGHLFRLSRLILLAHEDKIFPGALVASMSIPWGETKSDTDLGGYHLVWTRDLVKSATALLAAGQTATPLRSLIWLAAIQAADGAVPQNSWIDGKAYWQGKQLDEVAAPILLAWRLRQANALGLFDPWTLVFRAARYLILKGPVTGQERWEENSGYSPSTLAWVIAALVCASEFAQERAGKDAAAFILDYADWLSAHLEGWTTTDCGELLPGKPRHYIRINPADPDQPDQVSDPNTALIQIANGGGVHPARNIVSADFLELVRLGIRAPLDPVVVDSISVADHVLKCDLPQGPCWRRYNHDGYGQKDDGSAFDGIGVGRCWPLLTGERAHYELAAGHDPLAFIRAIENFANDGGMLPEQVWDAEDLPQCSLRSGCPTGAAMPLCWAHGEYISLVRSRKEGVSFDCISPACERYARRRTASAIEMWTLAHRPPRIAAGKRLRIITEAPVTVHWSLDGWKTVQDTEAADSGLDCWIADLPANELGPGSRIVFTLRWTDRWEGRDFTVEIG
- a CDS encoding cytochrome c3 family protein, coding for MSAIFPKWTNTLPVKMIAGNVLAGGLVVAAAWYYLTPKYARVGYQPIQPVAFSHATHAGQLGIDCRYCHNAVEKSWLSNIPASSTCMNCHNQVLKDDPRLALVRDSAASGRPVPWIQIHRVPDFVYFNHSVHVDRGISCVECHGPINKMDEVYQYQPLSMTFCLDCHRHPELKLRPLDKITDLNWKPASPEKQREFGQRAMKQWHVESLQNCSACHR
- a CDS encoding TAT-variant-translocated molybdopterin oxidoreductase, with protein sequence MKQTLPNQPQSQSQPPAQPEAGEALGAPARQSGRVYWRSLDQLAGAPEFKQWVEREFPAGASELEDPVTRRHFMKIMGASFVLAGVGLGTSGCRRPVEKLEPFGKMPEHYYHGVPEYYATAMPCRDSAIPLVVKSNDGRPTKIEGNSFHPDSNGGTDLYAQSATLTLYDPDRAARFTTEGKNATVEGATDFLTQLSRTAQGNGGAGLAFLLERSSSPSRQRLQNLISQKCPQSRWYVYEPVDLDIHRRAATQAFGKGVRPYYLFDKADVVVSLDCDFMGAEPNAHVNIRRFAQRRHIEKPEDTLNRLYVVESLMSITGLNADHRLRLPSSAVLQIALALAAQLLNGGGNTDALPAGVDPKWASECAKDLQANAGHSLVVAGYRQPLEVHVLAWAMNAHLGNLGKTVVFHQAPESKEEGIAQLAEALKAGQVQTLVILGGNPVYTAPADLDWANTQRKAKMVARLGYYEDETFPLCDWHFPAAHFLESWGDAHTSDGTLVPIQPLIAPLFGGITELEVLARIAGADVTDPYGVVRETFAGMVQDADKEGAWRKFLFDGFLAASSAKPVEVAMNGAPPLQQPAGAGLSRTPDKNNLEVVFHRDYSVDDGRYNNNGWLQELPDPITKIVWDNAVLMSRKTAQELGIKNSDVIEITLAGRSVRGPVWVQPGMADYSLGLALGYGKERTGRVGQGTGFNVYPLRTAQAQNVALGAMVRAVDLTYPISCTQHHWSLEGRPIIREANLEEYRQHPDFAKRMEVEESPIVAPLYPNPFDQLKTKGLHQWGMSVDLNKCVGCSACMVACQSENNVPIVGKNQVSRGREMHWLRIDRYYAGHPLAPRHSPEAHREFFDTFKWDSQQQFEPWIDNPQVVVQPMLCQHCEAAPCENVCPVNATSHDQEGLNVMTYNRCVGTRYCSNNCPYKVRRFNFFDYNKRPIGQHYLGPFGHRKDDEWDLIRMRENPDVTVRMRGVMEKCTFCLQRIQQAEIAQKIKAGASGDVIVPTDSFTTACAQACPAEAIVFGNLKDPNSRVSKLKQLDRDYTVLQVLLTKPRTTYLARVRNPNPRMPDYQPAGPMTLQEYEQRMGNPFEEPTTKETR